A stretch of the Dioscorea cayenensis subsp. rotundata cultivar TDr96_F1 chromosome 4, TDr96_F1_v2_PseudoChromosome.rev07_lg8_w22 25.fasta, whole genome shotgun sequence genome encodes the following:
- the LOC120257871 gene encoding poly(ADP-ribose) glycohydrolase 1-like, protein MEGRKDLGSILPFIPLIQRSSALLWPSPAEEALKALSLGPDLSRVDSGEVFFDAILDLRDALGLSHDVLASKAANGYALFFDKLMSRMDSRMWFGEVVPGLARLLLCLPSLLETHYQDLVEKFEEQAGLRIMGQQESGIVFLSQELIAALLTCSLFCLFPMRVRHGKDLPSPINFDYLFAALHANTKQSQEQKIRCLIHYFERVCLRMPTGYVSFERKVLSVEPRSDCVTYPKDDFWRNSSVPLCSFEVFPEGFIEDQNHEALEVDFANEFLGGGALVWGCVQEEIRFMINPELIAGMLFMASMEGNEAIEIVGAERFSSYIGYGSSFRFVGDFLDQKPSDLMGRRKTRIVAIDALDRPRFRQYTVEGLLRETNKAFCGFSDQSNYQCYHKIFQGIGSPKNLSHQYNREVHNQPPNIVIVGNSTSTQPEETDCTNNIVYEYLDIGIATGNWGCGAFGGDPEIKSIVQWLAASQALRPFIHYYTFGDAALQRLEQVTRWILLHGWTVGDLWSILMEYSAQRLNREINIGFFSWLLPRLNHSIEDSS, encoded by the exons ATGGAGGGAAGGAAGGATTTGGGTTCGATCCTGCCGTTCATTCCGTTGATCCAACGGTCGTCGGCACTCTTGTGGCCTTCTCCGGCGGAGGAGGCCCTCAAGGCACTCTCCCTCGGCCCTGACCTCAGCCGCGTGGACTCCGGCGAGGTCTTCTTCGACGCCATTCTCGATCTCAGGGACGCCCTTGGCCTCTCCCATGATGTCTTGGCTTCTAAGGCCGCTAATGGTTATGCTCTCTTCTTCGATAAG CTGATGTCTAGGATGGATTCCAGGATGTGGTTTGGTGAGGTTGTTCCGGGGCTAGCTAGACTGTTGTTGTGTTTGCCTTCTCTTCTAGAAACCCACTATCAGGATTTGGTTGAAAAGTTTGAAGAACAAGCTGGGCTTCGCATAATGGGTCAGCAAGAATCCGGCATTGTTTTTCTCAGTCAG GAGTTAATTGCAGCTCTGCTCACCTGTTCACTGTTCTGTTTGTTTCCTATGCGTGTTAGGCATGGCAAAGATCTTCCATCACCCATCAACTTTGATTATCTCTTTGC AGCTCTTCATGCCAATACAAAACAGAGCCAGGAACAGAAAATAAGGTGCCTTATTCACTATTTTGAGAGGGTATGCTTGCGCATGCCCACAGGTTACGTTTCCTTTGAGCGAAAAGTTCTTTCTGTGGAGCCTAGATCTGACTGCGTAACATATCCAAAGGATGATTTTTGGAGGAATTCTTCTGTTCCGCTCTGCTCTTTTGAG GTCTTTCCTGAGGGGTTTATTGAAGATCAAAACCATGAAGCTCTGGAGGTAGATTTTGCTAATGAATTTTTAGGAGGGGGGGCTTTGGTTTGGGGTTGTGTGCAg GAAGAGATCAGATTCATGATCAATCCAGAATTAATTGCTGGCATGCTTTTCATGGCTTCCATGGAAGGGAATGAGGCTATCGAAATTGTCGGTGCAGAAAGGTTTTCATCTTATATAGG ATATGGTTCTTCATTTCGTTTTGTGGGTGATTTCCTGGATCAGAAGCCTTCTGATTTAATGGGCAGGAGAAAGACCAGGATTGTTGCAATAGATGCTTTGGACCGTCCAAGATTCAGACAATATACAGTTGAGGGCCTTCTTCG GGAGACCAACAAAgccttttgtggattttctgaTCAATCAAATTATCAATGCTATCATAAGATTTTTCAAGGGATTGGTTCTCCCAAAAACCTTTCACACCAGTACAACAGAGAAGTTCACAACCAGCCTCCCAACATTGTTATA GTCGGTAATAGCACATCTACTCAGCCTGAAGAAACCGATTGCACAAATAATATAGTTTATGAATATCTAGACATTGGCATTGCGACCGGGAATTGGGGTTGTGGAGCTTTCGGTGGAGATCCTGAGATCAAAAGTATAGTCCAGTGGCTTGCAGCATCACAG GCTTTGCGACCGTTCATTCATTACTATACCTTCGGAGACGCGGCTTTGCAAAGATTAGAACAG GTTACCAGATGGATATTGTTGCATGGATGGACAGTGGGAGATTTATGGAGCATTTTGATGGAGTACTCAGCTCAAAGATTAAACAGAGAAATTAACATTGGGTTCTTTAGCTGGCTTCTGCCTCGGCTCAATCACAGTATTGAAGATTCTTCTTAA